In the genome of Conger conger chromosome 8, fConCon1.1, whole genome shotgun sequence, one region contains:
- the LOC133135691 gene encoding GTPase IMAP family member 7-like — MEGLFDLRIVLLGKTGAGKSSTANTILGEKLFKTSCSANSNTFICEAETMTVDGRKITVVDTPGLYCTSSSDEKLKAEVIKCMVECSPGPHAFLIVLPVGRHSEQEEKAVEELLKMFGEEALKYAVVLFTHGDQLEDGKTIQQFVGENANLTRLIKSCGNRVHVIDNKYWNNPTDGHDGKDNNNSVQIKKLLNTIDRMVKLNAGEYYTNDLLQAVAKAVEEEVAARKGETKAAAIENAKMTIIERFLKNAVGITTGALWGAFLGGFYAFKIKKIFNLDSDVGIPIGMFTGAVIGGALGGTEAEKAGTVKEATSKSIDAVAELTAKANSVITLCEDATK, encoded by the coding sequence GATTATTTGATCTAAGGATTGTCCTGTTGGGTAAGACAGGAGCTGGGAAGAGCAGTACAGCCAACACCATTCTGGGTGAGAAGCTGTTCAAGACCTCTTGCTCTGCCAACTCTAATACATTTATCTGTGAGGCTGAAACAATGACTGTTGATGGGAGGAAAATCACTGTTGTTGACACACCAGGGTTGTATTGTACTAGCAGCTCAGATGAAAAGCTGAAAGCTGAAGTAATAAAGTGTATGGTAGAGTGTTCCCCTGGACCTCACGCCTTTCTTATAGTCCTGCCTGTGGGGAGGCAttcagagcaggaggagaaagcAGTGGAAGAGCTTCTGAAAATGTTTGGAGAGGAGGCTCTGAAGTATGCTGTTGTCCTGTTTACCCATGGAGACCAGCTTGAAGACGGCAAGACCATCCAGCAgtttgtgggtgaaaatgccaACCTGACAAGGCTCATCAAATCGTGTGGAAACAGGGTTCATGTCATCGATAACAAATACTGGAATAATCCCACTGATGGCCATGATGGTAAAGACAATAACAACAGTGTTCAAATCAAAAAGCTGCTGAACACGATTGATCGGATGGTGAAACTGAATGCAGGAGAGTACTATACCAATGATTTACTCCAAGCTGTGGCAAAAGCTGTTGAAGAGGAAGTGGCAGCCAGAAAGGGAGAAACAAAGGCAGCAGCGATAGAAAACGCGAAAATGACCATAattgaaaggtttttaaaaaacgcAGTAGGCATAACAACAGGGGCTCTGTGGGGTGCGTTTCTTGGtggtttttatgcatttaaaataaaaaaaatctttaatttAGATTCTGATGTAGGTATACCTATTGGTATGTTTACGGGCGCAGTAATAGGGGGGGCACTAGGAGGAACAGAAGCAGAGAAAGCAGGGACTGTGAAAGAAGCTACATCTAAAAGCATAGATGCAGTTGCAGAACTAACAGCTAAAGCGAACTCTGTTATAACCCTATGTGAGgatgcaacaaaataa